The Caloenas nicobarica isolate bCalNic1 chromosome Z, bCalNic1.hap1, whole genome shotgun sequence region aaagtcaCTGAACCTTTTTCTAGTTTCCTAAGTAACCtggaaaatgacagaaattttaTTCAATATTGCAGAACACCATATGACccaaattctatttttttctcatatacAGTATGTGAAGTAATGTAATGAGACGGAATATCTTCAGAACACCTTAAATGGATTACAGAATGCCCTAGAACACTTGAGTGACTAGTGGCATCACTGGGTAATATATTACATTAACATTTAAGCATGACCTATTTGATTTGTTTCCTTGACTTGTTTGCTACTGGCAGGTTTGCTCCCTGGGCTGTATGTATAtgtgcaaaaatatattttaagatttgATAAAGATGTTATTTCCTGTGTCCTCCACTCATACCTGAGAAACCTATGTGCCAACTTTTACCTAATCCTTTAATCCCCGTATTTTCATTCAAGTACATACGCTCCCAAGCTAAACTCTTATGCTGTGTTTGCTcttgttttcaataaaaaagaTTAGGATCACTGTCTGACAAGCATAAAATCCAGGCCATAAAACTTTCTTTCAAGAGAATGTAAGACATTTTTTATATAGAGTAGTGGACAAATACTTTTCTAATATTAATCTTCCTATATGAAGAATTACAACAGAGTTGTCATGTGATTGGGTAAAGAAGGTCAATTAGTGCAGTACAGTGTCTTATTTAAGTAAGGATCCACCCTGGAAAAGAATTCCAGAACCTTTGTTCCTGATGCAAGTTCTTATATTACGAACTTTAAAGCAGCTTTCCCTCCTTTGGCTGAGAGAGTAGGGCAAAGGTACTGTACTTTGAAATGGGTATTTTTCCTTAACCTGATCTAAACATCTCTCTTATTttgcaatatgaaaataaaaagtgagtTAAGGATTCAGAGCACTAACCAGGAAGATACAGAAGGATTTAGAAAATACCAAGCATCCTGGTACCACACACACACGTCATATACAAATAACTGACTCAACTGTATTTCAGTGAGGTGCATTACAACTGTGCACAACCTACTGACATCCTACAATAGGATTTGGGGCCCTTACATCCACTTTTAAACATCTTGCACTTGAAGTCAGTTTATTTGCTTACACCAGCCTGAATTTCAGCCATCAAAAGATGATTTTGATTCTTAAAGACATTATAGCAGATGAACTAAATGTTCATACTTTCACCGGCACATGGACAAAGAAAGAACAGTTTTTCTGTTGAAGTAGTGAAGTACTTTAGCTCAAGTAATTTTTTGTGTTTCAAATGCACACAAACTGTATGCTTACTGGTGTAATAAACAGAGAGAGATATCTTTCTTTGTAAGGGAAAAGGGCTCAACAGTGGCTCTATGTGTGCTGCAGAATTAAGGAAGTCATGGCCTCCCAGGAATAAAATCAATCATTATCCCTTGACAAAAGTAGACAGCTGGGAAGCTGAATTCTGCTTGCCATACCAAGTACATATTTTACTTCACTGAACTGCCTAGAGTTACATTTATGAATCCTTCTGAAGAACTCAATGAGGTCTTCCTGTCTAGACTtgagaagtaaataaatattaccTAATGCATGGTTTTAATACAAGGAAAACAATCACATTTATACACACTTGCTGCAAGATGAAGCAAGCCAGTACTCCACTGCTCACTATTTTGGGTTGACATCTGTACTTTGTTTAGTCTGCACTTTATTACGTTGACTGCTGGCTCCTTGCATTCAGCTGCTTTGATTGAAACACTGATGGCAATTGAGGTCTGTCTTTCAGAACAGACTTCAGTTATAAAAAGATCAATCCCAATACAAGTGATTAATTACTGCTTGCTGCTGCATCAGAACAATTGCTTGAAGACTGCCATGTGTTTATATACAGCCAGGTGCTACATAATATCTAGAGCCCAGCCCACAAGATGTCCCCACCCTTCCACTGGGTCATGAGTGCTCAAACTATGCAAATACATGGGATTTTTAACTGACACATGACACTGCCTTCAGTTTAGGGAAGCAATTGCTCCAGTAAGTGTACATATATTTGCAGTGGGACCGCACCAAGTGGCAGGCCAGCCCTATGCTGTCCTCAGCTATTTTGAGCTACTTTACAGAGAACTTATGGAACAGCCTAAGGGGTAGTTGGTCTTGGTAATTCTTGTGGTTGTCTAATGTTACCAACTTGGCAGACTAAACCCAAAGCTGATACTAAGTCAGCCTTTAATCTTCTAACCATTTAGTTTTACTTTAACAGGTTTACTATTTAACTAAGGCCAGAACAATGACACAATAAAGTACAATCTACCATTGAGGTGTAAAGGTACTTCAGTCCTTTGGTGGTCAAGAGCAATGCTTCCACAGCAAGTAAGAGAAGGAAGCTATACAACTCATTATCATAGCTACTGTCCACCCAGTATCATCCAGAAGTAGGGAGTCCTTTTCAGAAGTATTAATTCCAGAATGTAGTATCTTGAAGAGATCCATACTTTCATTTTTAGGCCCTAGGAGAATAATCAAGTGTTAAGGCCTATATCCTTACTCTGCAAGCTCCATCAGCAGTTGCTTGAatcagcagcagcctggtggTGCTTATGATTATGAGTGTGCATAAACAGAAACTGCTCCTGATTAGAGCATGTCATTCATATCCTGAGCTGTagcagactttttaaaaactggtaTAAGGAAAGCAGACCCCAAGATTTTTCATAATTCAACACACAGCACATGAAGTTGTATTGTAAAGAATGGAGAATGATGCTTCAGATTTCCATTCTCTTTATTGCCAAcagatttatatttaaaatgtcaagtcagaaaaaaaaagtcgtaTAATAAATACTTGACTTTAGgctgtaataaataaaaaaattaacaaagaaTGCACTTTGCCAGCCACGAGTGTGggcatttttgaaaaataaggaaaaaaaagaagagtatgGCCATAGTTCACAGTTAAGCAGCCAGAGGCTGCTTAGTACAATTATCCCCAACAATGtagcttctcccttccctccctttccagatGCATATTCACAGTTTAACTCCATCAGAAATGCTCTCTTACAGAGCAAGCAGTCACACTCTGCTCAGAGTTCAAGTCAAAAATATCTTTAACACATACATGAAGCAAGGAAAACTACGGTCCGAAGAACTCCTTGTCACACCATTTTAATCCAACAGTAGGTTTAGGCTTCCGTCTAATAGATGTGTGCCCAGCACATTATGACTAGTCAAGTTTTCGTACCACCACACATCCATCATCAACATACTAGTTGCTCCATCATCTCCACTGCAGATTTCACAGTGAACAAGAATGTCCATTTGGTTTAATGAAGTCAGTCCCTTCAGTTACATCGCTGCAGCAGCATGTTCAGAGCATATTCCATTCTGTGTTTTAGTTCCAAAGAGCATCCAGAAACCAAAAGAGTTGTCAGACGCAACGTTGTGGATATCCTTTCTTCATTGATGTAGGTAAGGAGATATTCCTCACTCTGATTGCAAATGATGATTTTCGTGTGATCATGATAGAAGTTCACCTGTAAAAGAGAAGCAAGTTCCTGTTTTTATAGTTTCTCCTCTTTCTGGCACTTATCTAGTTTTACTGCATTTAAGTATTTTAGAAACATCTTCTCCAGTGATTCTGCTAAACTTACTTGAAACGTGCCATCATTGAAGAGCATCATTAATGCTTTATCAGATTTAAGCCACTGTAAGAGGTAAAGCCTGGGCCTGCGTACATCTGTTAGGCTGGGCAAATCTCCTCCCTAGGAAAGCAAACAGACTATGTTAAGCACTCAGTTCACAGGTAGTGTATTTTTAGAGCTCAAGATCCAGAAGGTGCTTAACTTACATCCATGAGATTCTCTTCCATGTAGTGAGAGAAATACTTCAGTACAGTTACTTGGCTAATGAACTGTTCTGGAGCCTCTGTGGCTGCAAAGACAGAGCACTGGCCCAGCTCAGCATAGTAGTGGACAGTCCtgtaagaaaagcaaggaagttAAAGATAAaagtttttcatgtttaaacTGCCTTAATGAGTTGTCAGTTTTGTAATCATTCTTACTTTTTGTCTGGTAGAAGGCTCATATGTGCCCCATTGTTGAAAAGGACACCAACAGTGTGATCTGACAGCTGGTATCCAAAGCCATACTTGTTAGAATAGTCCACCCATTTTGTAACCCACTGGAAGGATGCTGTCAGCTGTTCTTTGGGAATGCTGTCTGCTTCTGGCATGTTCTCCAGGCATCCTCGCAATACCCTTGCAACTGTATCGGCAACGCTTCCCATGGTACTGTCTTCCAGACCTGAAAAAGAAGTATTAGACTGACATGAGCATACAAAGAGAAGACTTCAATTCTAAACCTTTCAGTTATCTAGACTGCAATTTTAAGTTTAGCCTTTATGGCTTTCCAGTTTTAATTATTCCAAAATATTGGCTGTAAAATTTAGAGCATCAAAAATAGGGTGTTGGGAGGAAAGCAGCTGTTTGTTTCAAGCTTCTAAGTCTGAGACACAGAGAAAGTAAAGGTGAAATTTAGAGACTAAGTTTTGCTGCACTTACATTCACTGCTACTGCTGCAGCTTCCCAAAGTTCCTCTGACTATCATGCGAATAGAGTCTCCAATCTGCTTAGTTTCTGGTAATGCTCCCGGCTTTGCTACTGTTGTGGTAAGAGGCTGGATCTCCTAGAAGACATCAGACATGTAAACATCAAACATAGCACAAGCCAAGGTTTATACGCAAGTTTTGCATGGCTTTGTCTCACAACAAATGATAAGTTCTAGGGAAACTGGTATTAATGTTTCCAGCAAGTACAAAGAGATGCTGTTAGACTGAGCTTAAAGAAGCACACCAGGTCTTTCCATTCTTTAGATCCTCAATTTGAGTCTTACATGCCATTAATCAGTCCTCTATTCTCCTGCCCTAGCAAGAGAACAGCTATGTGCAAGTCTAAAACCAAATGCTAGGAGTTAGATCTCAGCAATTTATTCTTTAAGAAGTCCTAGTTAATCACGAACTGAAGCTCTGTATTTGCAGTATTGGGAAAGAGCACCTGGCAGACAAGTTACCACATAGGTGACAATGGAGTCTAGGCAGATACTATAATTACTCAAAAGCCAAAATTGATAGTCTCTCTACAAAGGCTACCATACCTTGGTGAAGCTTGGTTAAGCCCTATTAAAGCAACTCTGCTAATCATTTAAGCTTGATTATGCTGTGTACAGCCCCAGCTTCGATATCCAAggcaaatataatttaattataGCTACTCCACCCAACTGTGACTGGATTTGAATTGAAGTGCACTCGCATTTACCTCctctgttctgtgtttctggGGCTGCTGAGTTATCGATGTCTTCTTTAAATCATGCCTGAGCTTGTagatttcttcatcttctttagCTAGTCTGTctgtaataaaggaaaaaagtacatAATGCTGCATCGGGAAGTGCTGTTCAATTACAAAAAGCCTAACAAGTAAGTTACAGAATGTATATTGTCTCCCTCCCATAGCTTCCTCTAAACCAGATAGTTTTCCAGAAGAGAGGTGCAACTATACACAAATCACCAAGATACCATACTTTAATAGACATCACAGAATAACAGGTAGCAAATACAGATTTCCAGTATGCCGTAAGCCAACTTACATAAGTAAATACTGCTTAAGTTGCAGGCTACCATCTATACTTGGTGATAAAGAGGTCAAAATTAACCCAGGGAAGGTCCGAGACATAAATACAAGTGCTCTGCAGCTATCTCATGGCCGTACATTACTAGCATGACATTGACAGCATAGAGACAAGTTTCATGCATAGCTACAATCCACTTACTGTGTGTGTCAAAGTATCTGGCTTTATCCTTTTTACCACcaaagagagcagcagctgcttttttgaAGAAACTTTTAGCAGGACTTGACAAATGGAAATCAGGAACAGTGTGACAACAGCTAGCAGGAAGTCTATCAGGTGTAAAGCCCTGTGGAAATGAGAttcaaaaaaaattgttagATCAGAGTGCAATTTTAGGTTGGATATTTTTCCAGTCAGGACACTAGACAGTACAAACCTGTAAGAAAAATTCATGCCGAATTATTTCATCTAAACTGGGCCGATCTTCAGGATTTTTTGACAACATGCTAGCTATTAAGTGTTTCGCAGGTGCCAAGAGAGATGAAGGCAGGCTGTATCTTGCTTCCCTTATACATCTGTATGTTTCTTTAAGATTTGTGGTCTCAAATGGGGGTCTTCCCAACAGCATTGTATACCtgtttaaaagcaaaggaaaccaTTCTTTATTTCACACAACCACAATATTTATCTAGTACTACTGAAAAGGCATTGTCTGTCTCCTAAGACTATGGAGAATATCTGCACTTGGGCTATACCTGTTTGAAGGGTTGCAAACTGATGCAGTACTGCATCCCCTCAGAACTCTTAAAAGCCTAAGCTGGTGATAGAAATATGTAATTTCAAAGGCAGTGAAGTACTTACATTACACAGCCTAAGGCCCAGATGTCAGATTCACAGCCGTGCCCTTGTTTGTTGAGGACTTCTGGAGAAAGGTAATTTGGTGTGCCACATATTGTTCTGCAAATCAAAGAGGCCACAGAGCTGGTTAGTATTTCAGataaaaagaggagagaaactAATTTTCATAGGGCAGGTTTTCATCTCAAGTTTGGACAAGAACTTGGAGACTCCTAAGGAGGAGCTGTATGAATGTTAATAGTGTAGACTTGTTTCATGGTGTCTTCATGATATGGGAACAACAGACTCATATCTGCTCTATTCGTCTGCCTCTTACTCAAATACTCAGAGGAAGGTAGAAGgcaaagcacagcagcctgTTTTCTAGAAGGGGAAATCTTGAGCTCAAGAAGCAATTAGTTTCTGCTACAGAACAGGATTTCTCATTTCTAAACGAATTTGGTCTCATTTAccaatagactttttttttttaatgctcctacctcctcctgtgctccagtggTTCCAGCCTCGCTGCCAAGCCAAAGTCACCCAGTTTTAGTTCCATATTCTCATTAATGAAGAAGTTACCTAGCAGACAGAGAAATTCCAGTTAGTCCTTTTCTTTCAAGGTAGGAATGCACTTGCCACAGGTGATGAGTCATACTTTGTTCAAAGCCAGAAGCtagccaagatttttttttctttttttaagtaggAATGCTTGATGGCATCCCTTAAGCACTCCAAGTTTCCACTGTAAAGACAGACCGAGCTGATTCTATTAATTAAGCTATCACCATGCAAGTGTGAAGTGTTACAATGCTGACAAGGCTGGAGGAGCGTCAGCAAGGTACAGAACTTACCTAGTTTGAGATCCCTGTGCAAGATTTCCTGTTCATGAAGATACTTTAGCCCTGACACAATTTGCCTGAGGTAGTATCGTACTTCTGGTTCTGTCAATACCTTCCTCGCTTTTAGGATGTGAGCCATtgactgcagaggaaaaaaaaaaaaaaaggcagaaatgtcCATGAACATTCACGCACAGGATTCACCTTAAGCAAATCAATGCAAGAAGAAATGACAACTAAAGAAGCcacaaaaaaataccttttacaCATGACACATTTAAATTACTTGCAGATTCCAGGTAAGTAAATACTGGATTTCTCCCAGTTGATGCTCACCCTTCTACTGCAGTACTCCAGAAGAATGTAAATATTCTCTCTGTCTTCAAAGTAGTGGTAAAACTGCACAACATGTCTATGATTAAGCTGCCTGTGCAGCTCAATCTCTTTATCAATCTGAAGAGACAAaaggaggacaaaaaaaaaaaaaaaaaagagtgttgTTAGCTTTGCATCCACAAGGTTGAGCAGATAGCTCTATCAGAACCATTTTGGGAAAATGGCTGGGCAATCCAGCACACAAAGAGaatctgaggagaaaaaaagtcattcatGCACACACACCTTTTCCCTTTGATGAGGTTTTGCTACTCTGCTGTGAGGAATGATTTTTGCAGCATAAACTTTATTTGTTGTCAAATCTGTCATCTCATAACACTTGGCGAATCCACCCTAGAGAGACACATGAGAAAAAAGCAATTATAGTAGGTATGAAAGAAGTCCCACACTTAGTCATTCACCAGCTCATGTATTAGTCAAGGAGCGCAACTTCCTTCGCACAGAATAATTTGTTAAAAGACAGGTCTGAGGTTCATCGCGTATCTAAAGCGCGTTGCAGCTCACCCCCCGACCCGCATGCAACAAAGTCATTTTCGTAGGCTTCCCCGAGCCGAAGGCGCGATCCTGCTCGTATTTAGAGGCGAATATGAATCGGAGAATAGGAAGAGTGCTCGGACCCACTGCGTCTGGAACGGGGCAGCCCAGGGGCAAATCGGACTCCGGACAGGTCGGGTACCAGGATGGGGGGCGGCAGTGCGGCGCACTCCAGCATCTCCCGGGGCAAAGCAGCCCCGCAGAGACAGCGCCCGCCGCACACACCCTGTACCGACACCCCGCAGCGGCGCTCCGCACCGCGCTCCGCCGAGGAGGGCAGGCGGCCTGCGGCACACCGGCCACGTCCCCGGGAGGGCAGGAGTCCCGCCACGGCTATTACCTTTCCGAGCACCTTGCCGCGGCAGTAACGCTTCCCCGTCGTGGGGTCGGTTATAATCCGGGAGACCTCGGCGGCGGGATGGGCGTGCTGGTGCGGCTGCTCCTCCGCCTTCTTCCTCCGCGACTCACCGccggctgctctgcccagagctGCCTCGCAGCCCTTGGCGCTGCCGCCGGCCGGCGGGTATGCGATCGTCCGCAGCAGCTCCATCGCCGCGCCTCGCCGGCTCCGTCCCGCCTGCCCACCCGCCTCGCCTTCCCACCCTGCCGCCGACGCGCTCTCAACACCGAACGGCGCCCCGGACCGTCGCTTATATTGCGGGCGGTGGCTCCGCCCCGGCGCTGCGGGACGGCCCCGCCGGAGCCCGGCTCCGCCCAGCGGCTtggcccggccccggggcggccCGAGGGGAGCTGGGGCGGTCGGGGGTGGATTGCTATACCGTGCCGGGAGATGTGGCGGCTGAGAGGCCGGAGCAGTTTGTCGGGATGGGGAATAAACCCCGGCAGAGCcctggggcgggcgggcgcttTGGTGATCGGCCCGCGACGAACTGCAGCTGCGGCGGCTGCTCTGCCcaccgccgccccccggggAACCCGGGAACCTCAGCACAAGGTGTATTTTGCCGACTTGGCTGTTGGTGcttgtggggcaggaggagttTCTGGTAGACAATCAGTGCTGTGGCTTGTATGAGCTGCACCCTCACATTGCTGTTGCTGCACATGAGGAAAGAAGGAGTTTTTCCCACCTGTGCCTGAGCTGCTTCACCACAGCAGAGAGCCAAGGGCTGGTTTTTATCTCAGCATGAGGCTGTGGCCCGTGGGCTTGCTCAAACACTGCAAGTCATTGAGATGCATGCCCCAGTGCCAAGGAGCTACCCCGTCCCTCCTTTTGCAGGGGCAACCTGTGGCTAGTGATGCCCCCAGAGCTGTCTGACAACAGCCAGTTCTATAATCTTATTTTCACATGCAGAAACATTTCCTTAAACATCCCAAATGCACATAAACAAATCAGTTTTGAAGACCTCTGAAGACGATTGTAGTCCAGGACCTTGGATCTAGATGTTTTGACTACAGATTGTTGAAGAGTGAAGTGTGCGTAGGGGAGAAAAgttttgaaatgtgaaataGTTTTGCATTTCTCTCATTCTGAAGAAGCAAAAATGCTAAAGTTCATTACTTCCGTAATTTGTTACACATTTCTGATGTTTTACTTGCTTGTTGGCACACACTAAGAATATTTCTGCCTGCTTTCGTTGCTGGTAGAAATCAAAGTCTGGTTGCTTTAATACAAGTGACTCTCAGATCATGTAACTACAAATTATTTCAGCGTCAGTTTCTGGACATATTTCAGACcttaaattaacagcaaaatatattaattttacagTGTCAACATCAGGATGCATGCTTTATCAGAACACCCTCTAAAACAGTGAAAGTGAAGAACACCAATATTTAAGTTTCTCTAAAGAGGTATTGCGTTATGCAGGTAACACTGCTCAGCTGTCAAATATATTGGATTGTGTAGAGACTATGCATCTGCCATTTTTTACTGGACATGCACTCCTGCATGCAGGTGTCTTACTTCCTACCTCACTCTGCAAAGTCTAGTCAAGTCATGTTAGTATTAGTAATGATTAACCATAGGGAAGGAGGTAAAAACAAGAGGGAAGACTTGGGATACACAGACTGCACTCAGTCCTGTGCCCACTCACTCCTTAGCCTTACGAGCACTGGCTTCCTGGGCAAATATTGTTTCCTTCACACAATTTAACTTTTTCCAAATTAGTATCAATTATTGCAAAATAAGTTACTTAATGTAAACATGATTCTtgatgctttgttttctgtcagtAAATTGCTTTGGTCTGCTGTGCcgaaaagggaaaagaggaaaataggCGGGATAGACATACAAGTTTTCCCTCCACTGGAAATAAGTGGTACTGCACATGGTAAAACGCAAATCTAAGAACAACAGGCTGTGTCTGGTAATGTTTTAGGAGAGATTGTTAAGCTTGACTTCAAGAGAACAAAAGCACATGGTTAAACCTGAATATACAAAGTGTTCTGCTAAACAAAACTAGGACTATTTATTCTCACATACAAAGTCTTTAAGCTGTGTTCCCCCTAAGTTACAAAAGGCCATgaggctgctgggctgcccCATGCAGCCTGTTCTCTTTCTCTAAGATTGCCTCTCCCACTTTGGCAGAGTTATCATTTACCTAATGCTCGTCTAAAGGTGCCCAGTTTACCATACTGTTCATTGCGAGGttttacaaaggaaaagctgttgcaagagTAAGAATTTTTGACATCATTCTTAAACCCGAGACGAACTGTGTTTCTACCCTTTCTACCTCTGAATTTAATCCTTCGTCTTCCCTCTTCTCCGGTCTTTCCACTGTCTTGCAAGTTCTGTCCTGCCTCCTAAGTCCAAAGATGCACGTGTCATCAGGTAACTTCAGCTGTAGGTACTAAGTTGAATAATTCAGtgctccagctgcctctgaaaGCTCATGTGGTGGCACTTACATTTCTTACACTTACATTACTTACATTTCTTAGCTTCCATGAAGAGCTACTGGATATTGGGCAATTAATATATTTCACTTTTTCCCTCTAAAGCTGttcttggaaaaaataacattaatgcAAAGGCTTGAAACTGACCCTTTCATATCTTGCAACGGGAAAGCCATCCTAGCCAGTGCTCTGTAATCTCctactttttttccaagttacATCAGTTGAGTGCTCAAGTGTACCTGCAGCCAGCATGAGAAGCTTGTTTGCAAGCTAGCTAAGATAGCAGCAGCCTTGTCAGATCGGTATGCGCACTGCAGTTACCCTGCCAAGAAACAGGGCAAGTGTAGCCCAAATTCAGGCTTCAGGCATGCCTTCTTGTCTCtggctccagaaaaaaaaaaaaaaaattccttatcCCTACATCTTTATTTTGACACAAGTGTActgctttttcttaaaagccTGATTATCCAGGATCTGGGAAGCCTGAGTGTGCATAAATCCCTGGGTCAGATGAGAATTGGGAATTTGACAGTCATAAGTGGCCTAATTACAAGCTTGTGGGAAGAAAGTCTTGGCAGGAACGACTTGTTCTTACCCTAGCATTGGGAAAAAGAGGTGTTTGAAGACTTAGATTTCCAGAAAGAAGTGCAGTAAATCCTGGATGTCCAAATCCCTGTGTATTACAGAGGCTTGGCACTGTGTTCAGGGCCGTGAATTTGCCAGGGCAACCAAGTACTTATGTGAAATCAGTACCAACATCATCTACCTGGCCTCCAGACTGTCTCACAACTGAACTTCCTTCCTGCAGTGACACCAATACACATTTCCATCACTGGTATCCCAGTCTGAACCAATTCACTGTGCTCCTACAGTCACACACACCCATAGTGGGCTCAGGTGGCAGCCCATGCTGGTTTGGCAGGCAGTGCTGGACTTCTGCTCAGCTGGCCTCATCACTTGCTTTCTGCTGCAAGAGCGCCTGCTCTCCTGCTTCAGGTTTGCTGTCGGCAGGACCCGTCTTTTCCACTTAGCCAGTCATGGAGTGCCCTCAGCTGCTGAAATGAAGTTATGACAGTTTGTCCGAAAAGAAGCGTATTCTCCTTAAAGGTGGGGGAAAACTAATGAGCCCCATGAATAGCATAATCGCTGGAATACGTACCAACATATAAAAGTGATAAAAACCACGCGGCATATTTCTAGAATATCACCCTATTGAAAATGTGTTATTAAAATTGTGGATTTTACACAAAATGCTTCACAATCCTTTGTCACTTGTCAGAGGAGAGAGTGGTTAATATCTGGAGAAACTATTGCTAGCCTTACCGTATTTTAGTGATTGACTAAGtctcatttcttctctttgcttctttccTAGCTCATTCTCCTCATTTCATTATTCTAGTTTAACCTTTTCTACAGCACCAGCTTCATAACAGCCTTTTCCCATCACCCCATATGGGTCTGTATGTGCTCTTCTTTTGTGTTCCATGCTTTCTGTATTCTCTAAGGCACTTGCTGTTGTGCTTCCAGTAAAGTTATCTTTTCACAACCTGAAGGGTATCTGTCATAGACAGTCTCACCAAGTAAAGtgtaaaacagataaaagctgAACCAGATACAGAACTAAACATTTGCTCTGAAGCTGCCATGCAGTTTCAGTGTGGCACCTCTGTGTAGGATTTTATTGTCACAGATCATCCTCGCACACAGGTGTGATACCATTTGTCCTTCCTAAGTCACTGCAGAGCTAgtgcaaaacacttttttctgcTATAAGTCatgtatttccattttcttttttagaagCTTGGCAAAGTTTCCAAAGATCTGAATTCTTTTGCAGTTTCATTTGAAGTGATCTGCTAATTAAAAAGCAGGCAGACTACCAAGAGCTTAAGGCTATCATatattttcccagaaaaatcTCCAGAAAACAAGGTGCTTAGCCCAGTGGTCGCATAGGTTGTGCTAGTATTTGGTTCCTTTTGGAGTGGTGCCAAGGTCAGTTCCCACCTTGCCAGTTTGGCATGGGttccctggggctggcaggaagGCAGGGCTGCAGTTGTGGTGGTTATAGGCTCCTGTATTAGGTCCCCAAagacacaaaattatttttatttcctgagtACCTACATGGTTAGAATGGATGGCTGTCCCTAAAAGGTGTTCCCTCAGTGCAAAGATCAAGTATGGGAAACAAGATAGTTCCAATTGTTAGGGAATAGACTACTTTAGCTTATTGAATTATCTGGTATACTGCTTATTatagaacttgtttagaaactgcttatatagAATTCGCTTGAGGTAAGTAAGTCTGCTTAGCGTAACTTCCGTAAGTTGTGAATCtttgaactttctgctttgttaaGTGAAAAAGGCCACAGAGTCTTCAAGCTAGAAGATAAGGGGAGTTATGTCTTTGGAGATAAGTAATGAAACACAACTGCACctaacagaagacaaaacagagGAATGTTTTGTCTCTTAGcaagaacttattttctccAACCGCCAGTGTAAAACAGCAAATGAAGGTCAGAAATTCAATTGACAGCCTGCctgacaaaaatgaagagatccaATGAAGAACGGCAAGACCCCAAACTCTGATCTTGCTGTTGGCCTCAACTGATGCATAGGGGGTGGGGACTTGGATTGTGGAGGTATAATTGTCCAAGATTTTTCTGCTGAGGGTCCCTCTTCAGGAGGCACACGTCTCCAGCTGCTTTACACTGTA contains the following coding sequences:
- the PLK2 gene encoding serine/threonine-protein kinase PLK2, with protein sequence MELLRTIAYPPAGGSAKGCEAALGRAAGGESRRKKAEEQPHQHAHPAAEVSRIITDPTTGKRYCRGKVLGKGGFAKCYEMTDLTTNKVYAAKIIPHSRVAKPHQREKIDKEIELHRQLNHRHVVQFYHYFEDRENIYILLEYCSRRSMAHILKARKVLTEPEVRYYLRQIVSGLKYLHEQEILHRDLKLGNFFINENMELKLGDFGLAARLEPLEHRRRTICGTPNYLSPEVLNKQGHGCESDIWALGCVMYTMLLGRPPFETTNLKETYRCIREARYSLPSSLLAPAKHLIASMLSKNPEDRPSLDEIIRHEFFLQGFTPDRLPASCCHTVPDFHLSSPAKSFFKKAAAALFGGKKDKARYFDTHNRLAKEDEEIYKLRHDLKKTSITQQPQKHRTEEEIQPLTTTVAKPGALPETKQIGDSIRMIVRGTLGSCSSSSECLEDSTMGSVADTVARVLRGCLENMPEADSIPKEQLTASFQWVTKWVDYSNKYGFGYQLSDHTVGVLFNNGAHMSLLPDKKTVHYYAELGQCSVFAATEAPEQFISQVTVLKYFSHYMEENLMDGGDLPSLTDVRRPRLYLLQWLKSDKALMMLFNDGTFQVNFYHDHTKIIICNQSEEYLLTYINEERISTTLRLTTLLVSGCSLELKHRMEYALNMLLQRCN